A genomic region of Candidatus Eisenbacteria bacterium contains the following coding sequences:
- a CDS encoding CBS domain-containing protein: IVIMNGAGNALVRLLGFKPTSHVSVHSVEELQLLVEDVSEAGRMSSEHAELLQNAFRLPTKKVRESMVPLKDAIMLEYRLKPEQILTALQDSVHTRFPVYDGERTRVVGIVNAKDLFAIYATSGLVNLEDAMYPVTWAPAERSTAEQLKEFRRVRRQMAVAIDDMGTPIGIITLEDIVEELVGDIEDEHDTGAAGVAAQAR; this comes from the coding sequence CATCGTGATCATGAACGGGGCCGGGAACGCGCTCGTCCGGCTCCTCGGATTCAAGCCGACGAGCCACGTCTCGGTCCACTCGGTCGAAGAGCTGCAGCTCCTGGTCGAGGACGTCAGCGAGGCCGGCCGGATGTCGTCCGAGCACGCCGAGCTCCTCCAGAACGCGTTCCGCCTGCCCACGAAGAAGGTGCGCGAATCGATGGTTCCGCTGAAGGACGCGATCATGCTCGAGTACCGGCTCAAGCCCGAGCAGATCCTGACCGCGCTCCAGGACAGCGTGCACACGCGGTTCCCGGTCTACGACGGCGAGCGCACGCGCGTCGTGGGGATCGTGAACGCCAAGGACCTCTTCGCCATCTACGCGACGAGCGGGCTCGTGAACCTGGAGGACGCGATGTACCCGGTCACCTGGGCGCCCGCCGAGCGCTCGACGGCGGAGCAGCTCAAGGAATTCCGGCGCGTCCGCCGGCAGATGGCGGTCGCGATCGACGACATGGGGACCCCGATCGGCATCATCACCCTCGAGGACATCGTCGAGGAACTGGTGGGGGACATCGAGGACGAGCACGATACGGGGGCCGCCGGCGTGGCGGCGCAGGCGCGATGA
- a CDS encoding alpha/beta hydrolase — translation MKLHGSVRGTGSDVVFLHAGIADRRMWAPQAPVFERTFRVTTYDLRGFGESPMVPGPYAHTRDLVALLDEKGVKRAALVGASMGGSVAIDFTLEHPDRVTALVLVDAGLDGYRFQDPWLKERWAASEGALERGDWEEAARIEIATWLAGPDRRIEEVPQSLRDLLREMLLASYPATKAGGIEEGPDTSSIERLGEIRVPALVLLGEHDVPDMRRIAGILASDIPKAEHAVIANAAHLPSLERPEEFNRLALEFLERALR, via the coding sequence GTGAAGCTCCACGGTTCCGTGAGAGGGACCGGATCCGACGTCGTGTTCCTCCATGCCGGGATCGCCGACCGGAGGATGTGGGCTCCCCAGGCGCCCGTCTTCGAGCGGACGTTCCGCGTCACGACCTACGACCTCCGCGGCTTCGGCGAGAGCCCGATGGTCCCGGGGCCGTACGCCCACACCCGGGACCTCGTCGCGCTCCTGGATGAGAAGGGTGTGAAACGAGCCGCGCTCGTCGGCGCGTCGATGGGCGGGAGCGTCGCCATCGACTTCACGCTCGAGCATCCGGACCGAGTGACGGCGCTCGTGCTCGTGGATGCCGGCCTCGATGGATACCGGTTCCAGGATCCCTGGTTGAAGGAGCGATGGGCCGCGAGCGAAGGCGCCCTGGAGCGAGGCGACTGGGAAGAGGCGGCGCGGATCGAGATCGCGACCTGGCTGGCGGGACCGGACCGGAGAATCGAGGAGGTGCCGCAGTCGTTGCGTGACCTTCTTCGCGAGATGCTCCTCGCGAGCTATCCCGCGACGAAAGCCGGCGGGATCGAGGAAGGACCCGACACGTCCTCGATCGAGCGTTTGGGAGAGATTCGCGTGCCGGCGCTCGTCCTGCTCGGCGAGCACGATGTCCCGGACATGAGGCGAATCGCCGGGATCCTGGCTTCGGACATCCCGAAGGCGGAGCACGCCGTGATCGCCAACGCCGCGCACCTTCCAAGCCTGGAGCGACCCGAGGAATTCAACCGGCTCGCGCTCGAGTTCCTGGAACGTGCCCTGAGGTGA
- a CDS encoding OsmC family protein has product MVRKGSAEWKGGLKDGSGTVSSESGALSNLPYSFGTRFESAKGTNPEELIGAAHAGCFSMALSAQLGGAGLKAESIRTTSAVTLEKVGDGFSVTKVHLDVVARVPGADPAAFDLAANAAKTGCPISKLLNAPITMEARLEG; this is encoded by the coding sequence ATGGTTCGGAAGGGCTCGGCGGAATGGAAGGGCGGTCTGAAGGACGGGAGCGGCACGGTCTCGTCGGAGAGCGGCGCGCTCTCGAACCTGCCGTACTCGTTCGGCACACGGTTCGAGAGCGCGAAGGGCACGAATCCTGAGGAGCTGATCGGCGCGGCGCACGCCGGCTGCTTCTCGATGGCGCTCTCGGCGCAGCTCGGGGGAGCGGGCCTCAAGGCCGAGTCGATCCGCACCACCTCCGCCGTGACCCTCGAGAAGGTCGGAGACGGATTTTCGGTCACGAAGGTCCATCTCGATGTGGTCGCGCGCGTGCCGGGAGCCGACCCGGCCGCGTTCGACCTTGCGGCGAACGCGGCCAAGACCGGGTGTCCCATCTCGAAGCTGCTGAACGCTCCCATCACGATGGAGGCGCGGCTCGAGGGCTGA